One segment of Gammaproteobacteria bacterium DNA contains the following:
- a CDS encoding HAMP domain-containing protein has protein sequence MARMAALILRRLARGRGLSAMLALLGVLLILLVLMSGATTDSAQFQQVYGWLLLTSAIGLGSLAALILYNLIDLLRRYWRRSPGAGLTLRLAGVFAILAILPVALVYGFSLNFLQRGIDSWFNVQVDRGLEDALELSRTALDLRMRDVLKQTTRMAESVAEIEGEQAARRLDDLLDFSEASELTLFGRDGQIIATAAADPSLVLPAPPPDTVLLQVRQGRNYVGLEPIGDAGFHIRVAVRVAVPGAEDRLLQALFPVTDRLSLLADAVQAAFDSYKELIFLRAPLKASFTLILSLALLLAVLAAFWAAFYTARRLVQPLRELAEGTQAVAAGQFDKQLAQASSDELGFLVQSFNEMTRNLAQARDAAQHSQQQLESQHAYLETVLARLSSGVLTIDYAGRLQTCNAAASQILGVDLQPFIGANSQHIVAVQPVLQDLIDIISPQLIQTGDWRQEIPWFSSTGRRILMCRGSSLPDAVGLRGGHVIVFDDITHLVQAERDAAWAEVARRLAHEIKNPLTPIQLAAERIRHKYLKQMDGEQGRVLERGTHTIVQQVQAMKEMVDAFNEYARPPRLKLAPLDLNEFVTEVLYLYRDYPANVEIRLELAQEPLWINADKGRLRQLLHNLVKNAIEAIHDGQGSTLWICTQREHVTGADCAELIVRDDGPGFPDHLSASAFEPYVTTKPKGTGLGLAVVKKIVEEHGGWIQLETPAEGGARIVIRLPFRHEDGEVSITPGVPAAPLNTDQEAG, from the coding sequence GGCTCACTGGCCGCACTCATTCTTTATAACTTGATTGACTTACTGCGACGCTACTGGCGCCGGTCGCCAGGCGCCGGTTTGACTCTGCGATTGGCCGGCGTCTTCGCGATTCTGGCTATCCTGCCGGTCGCTCTGGTCTATGGTTTTTCGCTGAATTTCTTACAGCGCGGCATCGATAGCTGGTTTAATGTCCAGGTAGACCGCGGTCTTGAAGACGCACTGGAACTCAGCCGCACGGCCCTGGATCTACGCATGCGCGACGTGCTCAAGCAAACCACGCGAATGGCTGAAAGTGTCGCTGAAATCGAAGGCGAACAAGCAGCGCGGCGTCTGGACGACCTGCTAGATTTCAGCGAGGCTTCCGAACTGACCCTGTTTGGCCGCGATGGACAGATTATCGCAACCGCTGCCGCCGATCCTTCACTGGTTCTGCCCGCGCCGCCCCCGGATACGGTTTTGTTGCAAGTCCGGCAGGGCCGGAATTATGTCGGTCTAGAGCCGATCGGTGATGCCGGCTTTCATATCCGTGTAGCGGTGCGGGTGGCGGTTCCCGGCGCTGAGGATCGTTTGCTCCAAGCGCTGTTTCCGGTCACTGATCGCCTCAGCCTGTTGGCGGACGCCGTACAAGCCGCTTTCGACAGCTATAAGGAGCTGATCTTTTTACGCGCGCCGCTCAAAGCCAGCTTTACGCTCATTTTGTCGCTGGCACTGCTGCTGGCCGTGCTGGCGGCCTTCTGGGCGGCGTTTTACACAGCGCGTCGCTTAGTGCAGCCGCTGCGGGAACTGGCGGAAGGCACCCAGGCAGTGGCGGCTGGCCAGTTTGACAAACAACTGGCGCAAGCCAGCAGCGACGAACTGGGTTTTCTGGTGCAGTCCTTTAATGAAATGACCCGCAACCTGGCCCAGGCCCGCGATGCAGCGCAGCACAGCCAGCAACAACTGGAGAGCCAGCACGCCTATCTGGAAACGGTGCTGGCCCGATTGTCTTCCGGGGTGCTCACTATTGATTACGCGGGCCGTTTGCAAACCTGTAACGCCGCCGCCAGTCAGATTCTCGGGGTGGACTTGCAACCGTTCATCGGCGCCAACAGCCAGCATATCGTCGCTGTCCAGCCAGTGTTGCAGGACTTGATCGACATCATCAGTCCACAATTAATCCAGACCGGCGACTGGCGGCAGGAAATTCCCTGGTTCAGTAGCACGGGCCGGCGTATTCTGATGTGTCGCGGCAGTTCGCTACCGGACGCCGTGGGACTGCGTGGAGGCCATGTCATTGTGTTTGATGACATTACCCATCTGGTGCAGGCCGAACGCGACGCTGCCTGGGCCGAAGTGGCGCGCCGACTAGCCCATGAAATCAAAAACCCGCTGACGCCGATTCAACTGGCCGCCGAACGCATCCGTCACAAATACCTTAAACAAATGGATGGGGAACAGGGACGGGTGTTGGAACGCGGTACGCACACGATCGTTCAGCAGGTGCAGGCGATGAAGGAGATGGTGGACGCCTTCAACGAATACGCCCGACCGCCGCGTCTAAAACTGGCGCCGCTGGACCTGAACGAGTTCGTGACCGAGGTGCTGTACCTCTATCGCGATTATCCGGCCAATGTAGAGATTCGCCTGGAACTGGCCCAGGAGCCGCTGTGGATCAACGCTGACAAAGGCCGCTTGCGGCAATTGCTGCATAATCTGGTCAAGAACGCCATTGAGGCGATTCACGACGGCCAAGGCTCTACGCTCTGGATCTGCACCCAGCGCGAGCATGTCACCGGGGCCGATTGCGCCGAATTAATTGTGCGCGACGATGGCCCCGGGTTCCCCGACCACTTGTCAGCCAGCGCCTTTGAGCCTTATGTGACTACCAAACCCAAGGGAACCGGACTAGGATTAGCAGTTGTTAAAAAAATCGTCGAGGAACATGGCGGCTGGATTCAGCTGGAAACGCCGGCTGAGGGCGGCGCCCGGATTGTGATCCGCTTGCCATTCCGCCATGAGGATGGCGAGGTTTCGATAACGCCCGGTGTTCCCGCCGCGCCTTTAAATACCGATCAGGAGGCTGGATGA
- a CDS encoding sigma-54-dependent Fis family transcriptional regulator, which translates to MSAPYILVVDDEPDIRDLVMEILEDEGYSVAIAENAAAAREARRAQRPDLILLDIWMPDTDGITLLKEWSEGDHLPCPVIMMSGHGTVETAVEATRLGAYDFIEKPLSMAKLLLTVERALEADRLARENQNLRRQQRTVSEPVGRSEVVQRLRAQVLKIAQHDAPALIFGEPGTGKEVYARFLHAHSPRRDGPFVDVGVGSIARENASLELFGSEQGERIHYGRLEQASGGTLFLDELADMDLEAQAKLASALENGSFLRIGGKESVRVNVRVVTATHRDLEQEVALERFREDLYYQLNVVPIKLPPLREHIEDVPELLNYYVSYFVDQENLTYRHFTLAAQNRLRNYNWPGNIRELKNLVQRLLILGSEEEITQEEVDAAVRGATSAKSHDVGSIPLNLPLREAREQFERTYLMQQFRECEGNVARLAERVGMERTNLYRKLRALGIDPKKALDE; encoded by the coding sequence ATGAGCGCGCCCTATATTCTGGTCGTCGATGACGAACCCGATATTCGCGACCTGGTGATGGAAATTCTGGAAGATGAAGGCTATAGCGTAGCGATCGCAGAAAACGCCGCCGCCGCCCGCGAAGCGCGCCGCGCCCAACGGCCTGATTTGATCCTGCTCGATATCTGGATGCCGGATACCGATGGCATCACGCTGCTTAAGGAATGGAGCGAAGGGGACCATTTGCCCTGTCCGGTGATCATGATGTCCGGCCACGGCACCGTGGAAACCGCGGTGGAAGCCACCCGCCTGGGTGCCTACGATTTCATCGAGAAGCCGTTGTCGATGGCCAAGCTGCTATTGACTGTGGAGCGGGCGTTGGAGGCCGACCGGCTGGCGCGGGAAAATCAGAACCTGCGCCGTCAGCAACGCACGGTCTCTGAACCGGTAGGGCGTAGCGAGGTCGTGCAACGGTTGCGCGCACAGGTGCTGAAAATCGCGCAACACGATGCCCCGGCGCTGATCTTTGGCGAACCGGGCACGGGCAAAGAGGTATACGCCCGGTTCCTGCACGCCCACAGTCCACGACGCGATGGGCCATTCGTGGATGTCGGCGTGGGTTCCATCGCCCGGGAAAACGCCAGCCTAGAGTTATTTGGCTCGGAGCAGGGCGAACGCATTCACTATGGCCGGCTGGAACAGGCCAGCGGCGGCACTCTGTTTCTCGACGAACTGGCCGACATGGACCTCGAAGCTCAAGCTAAGCTGGCCAGCGCTCTGGAGAATGGCTCCTTTCTGCGCATTGGCGGCAAGGAGTCGGTGCGGGTTAACGTGCGGGTGGTGACTGCTACCCATCGCGATCTGGAGCAGGAAGTGGCGCTGGAACGGTTCCGCGAAGATTTGTACTACCAGCTCAACGTGGTGCCCATCAAGTTGCCGCCGCTGCGTGAGCATATTGAAGACGTGCCGGAATTGCTCAACTACTATGTCAGTTATTTTGTCGATCAGGAAAACCTGACTTATCGCCACTTTACGCTGGCGGCGCAGAACCGGCTGCGCAACTACAATTGGCCGGGCAACATCCGCGAACTCAAGAATCTGGTGCAGCGCCTGCTGATTCTGGGCAGTGAGGAAGAAATCACCCAGGAAGAAGTGGATGCTGCGGTGCGCGGCGCGACTTCCGCCAAATCGCATGATGTGGGCAGCATTCCCCTGAACTTGCCGCTACGCGAAGCCCGTGAGCAATTCGAGCGCACTTATTTAATGCAGCAATTCCGTGAATGCGAGGGTAACGTCGCACGCCTGGCCGAACGCGTCGGCATGGAGCGCACTAACCTGTACCGGAAATTGCGCGCATTGGGAATTGACCCTAAAAAAGCCTTGGACGAATGA